Part of the Novipirellula artificiosorum genome, ATCGACGCGCACGTGTTTCTTGTTGCAGAACTGTCCGACCTCGAGGCGGTCGATGGCGAATTCATCGCCGCAGACCTCGTCGCCGCAGACCTCGTCGCCGCAGAGCTTGACGCAGCAGAGCTTGATGCGGAAGAGTCGGAAACGATGCGGCGACGAAACCAACTTGCGACGAAGTTGCCGGCGTTCGTCATTCATGCTGGCCGCCGTCTCCTGCAGACGGCCGATGGAAGACCTCGACCCTTGCGTTTTCGTGTCGGTCCGGTCCCCCAAAACGACGCGGTGCCCCAAAACGACGCGGTGCCCTTGGACGGCACGACATCGAATCCGACCGATTGGCAAACGGTGCTGCTGCAGCTGAAATCGGCTACCGATCGCTCGATCCTGATTGTCTACGCCCCGAATCTCCCTGCGATCGTCAGGGCTCCCGGCTCGTTGACGAGTCGTGTGGTCAGCGAGGATCCGTGGCATGAATCCTTTCAGCGGCTCACCGACGCGGCTGCTTCGGCAAACGTTGCCATCCTTGATGTTCGCTCGAATTTGCTGGCCGCTGCGGAATCCAACGCGTGGCCCCACGGCTTTCATAACGGTCGCTTTGGGTCGGGGCATCTGAATGCGACGGGATACGAGCAGATTGCACGGCGTTTGGTGGACCACTTCGAACGGAACCTCACACCTGCTCGGTAGCGAATCGTTGCATCCGAACAAGGGTTCGGCCGAACACTGATGTAGGGTGGTAAAGGAACTTGCGATGCTGTTCACACAACTCGAATTCATTGCCTTCCTTGTTGCGATCGTGGTGGCTGTGTGGCTTGCTCGCAACCGCAGCCTGCGCAACGCGATTTTGTTGGCGGCTAGCTACTACTTTTATGCCTATTGGGATTGGCGTTTTTGTGGCTTGCTGCTGTTGTCGACGCTGGTGGATTTCTTGGCCGCTCAAGGCATTGCTGCTTCGCAAGACAAGCGGGTGCGGCGGAGATGGCTTGGGCTTAGCCTGAGCGTCAATCTAGGGGTCCTCGGTTTCTTCAAGTACTTTAACTTCTTTATCGATTCTGCATCCCCTTTGCTCGATTCGATAGGGCTCGGTACTCAGACCCTACCGATTGTATTGCCGGTCGGCATCTCTTTTTATACGTTCCAAACGCTTAGCTACACGATCGATGTCTATCGGGGCGTGCTGCGCCCGAGCCACCGTTTGAGCGACTTCGCACTCTATGTCGCATTTTTTCCTCAATTGGTTGCGGGTCCGATCGTTCGTGCTCGTGAATTGTTGCCACAGTTTGCTACGGCGCCAACTTGGTCGACGTCACGATTTTACGGAGGCATCCAACAGTTGTTGCGAGGCGCGGTGAAGAAGGTTTTGTTAGCGGACCGGCTTGCCGAAATGGTCGATGTTGTGTTTGCGGGCCCCGATTTGTACAGCACGGCGACCGTTTGGATTGCGGTCATCGCGTATGGCGGACAAATTTACTACGATTTTTCCGGCTACACGGACATGGCCATCGGTGCGGCAAAGATGTTGGGTTATCGTTTCCCCAAGAATTTTCGTCATCCCTATCTGGCAACGTCCATCGCCGATTTTTGGCACCGATGGCACATGACGTTGTCTCGCTGGTTGCGTGACTACCTTTACATTCCGTTGGGGGGGAATCGAGGCCGCGAGCTCGCGACTTATCGAAATTTATTGATCACCATGATTCTCGGGGGTCTTTGGCATGGCGCCGCATGGACGTTCGTTTTGTGGGGCTTGCTGCATGGATCCGCATTGTGCCTGGAGCGTTGCGTTTCACGGTTTTCTACCCACCGGATCTACCCGGTCGTCGGATGGGCGACGACGATGATCGTGGTTTTCTTGGGATGGGTGCTGTTTCGTTCGCCTGACTTGGCCACGGCGAAGGCGTTTTCTGCCAAACTGTTTTTCCCATCAAGTGGGATTCATTGGTACCCACCGCTGGTACTCGCAGTGATTGTCATCATGATGATCGAACACATCGCGTGGCAAACTCGCGCACGCCTTGCGATGAGGTTACCCGCAGCGACCTGGTACGCGCCGATTGCAACGGTGATCATGTTATGGTGTCTGTTGCTCTATGCACCCGTCGATTTTCAGCCGTTTGTCTATTTTCAATTTTAGATCATGTTGTCGCCCGTCGGATTGGATTCGGAGAGAGTCTATTGAGCCAACCTCGTCATCGACCCGCCGCAGTTTCGGAGCCAAAGCCAATATCGATGATGGTCGCCTTCGTTGCGGCTGGAGTGGTGGTGGCGGGGCTGAGCGGTCGGCTCGCACCCCACTGGGTTCCCGATTCCGCCAGCTATCTGAACTATCCGTTTGGGTCATTGGATTCGATCTGCCGGTCGATCCGCACGCCCGGTTATCCGCTTTGGTTGAGACTATGGCAAAGTACGCTGGGAATCGCCGCGGTGCCGCTGATGCAGGTGATCGTTCATGGTGCGGCCAGTGGTTGGTTTGCCACGCAGTTGCGGCGAATGGGTTTGCCGACCACCCCGGCTGTGGTCGCGGGAATCGCCGTTGCAATTGGATGCACTGCGATGGACCACATCAGCAGCCTTTCAACGGATGCTTTGGCTGCGTCGGTCGGAGTGATGGTGGTTTGTTCGCTACTGCAATGGGTGTTTGTCGTTCATCAGCCTAGGTGGATGCTCCTCACCGTGGCGCTTGCCACCCTGGCGATCATGCTTCGGCCTGCGTATTTGTTTCTGATTCCCTGGTTGTTTGTCGCCACCTTTTTGTTGGTCTGCCATCAACGCCGCGGCACGAGGGCTGCGTTTTCGAATGCAGCTATCGTATCATCCGCCTCGCTGCTTCCGGTTGTGGCTTGGATGTTGATGCGTTTTTTTGTCGTCGGTGATTTCGCCATGTTGCCGTTTGGACACCAGAACTTGGCGGGCGTTCTGGTGCAATTGGTCTCCGATCAAGAATTGGAGCGTCTCACTGGAGACGCAGGTGATCTTGGTCATGAAGTGGTCCAGGCCAAAACACGCTTTATCGAATCAGGCGGACGCTTCGCGGACGGGCCCCCAACTGCGACGATGACGATTGACGGTTCCTGGGACGACATGACTTACTCGGTTGTGATTCCCGCTGCCGAAGTGCTCCGTGGTGATCAGTCCATTGCAAGTCACCACTTGGTTGCGAGGATGAATCAACAAATCGTTGGGCGGTATCCGATCCGATACCTTGTTTGGTATTTAAAGAATCTACGGCGTGGCGCGTGGGCGATCGCAGCGGACATGGTGATGCATCCCCTCTTCTTGGGTGTCATCGTTGTGGGGCTTGGCTGGATCGTCTATTGTGCGGTGACCGTTCCCGGTGCCGGTACGGCCATCGAGTTGCAGGCCCGTCAGGGTGTGGCGCGACTTGCCATCGTTGCAACCACTTACCTGTTCGCCAACTTGGGCTTTGTTGCGATAACCAGTCCGACGATTGGCCGATTTAGCGACGCGGCAGCGATTTTTCTGCCAGCATGGATTGCCGTCGTGTTCGTGCAAAACTACTTCGGTACCGCATGCTGTTCGGCAAAGGGGATGCGTCATGAATGATCGGATGCGTACCTTGGTGCTACTCGGTGTGGGGCATACCCACGCGGACGTGGTTCGTCATTGGATCAAATCTCCGATTCCGAATTGCCGATTGGTTTGTATTTCGCGATTTGCCTATTCCACCTATTCAGGGATGTTGCCAGGGACCTTAGCGGGCCAGTTTGAACGAGCCGAAATGCAAATCGATCTTGAGCCACTGGTAAGAGCCGCAGGAGCTGAGCTGCGGATGGACGAGGTGGTCGGCATGGACCCGCAATCGGGCCTTCTTTTCTTTGCCGAGGGGGCGTCTTTGCGCTTTGATGTCCTGTCGGTTGGTGTGGGATCGATGCCCTGGGGAGTGGATCAGTTTCGTACCGAATCGGTGGTGCCGATCAAGCCGATGCAAACATTTTTGGACCGACTCGATGCGCGGATCGAGTCGGTTGTCCCTCATCGTCCGCTTCGCGTTGCTATCGTGGGTGGCGGAGTCGCGGGCGTGGAGATTGCGTTGTGCTTGCGAACTCGCCTTGAAAGCCGTTTCGCGGGGCGTGAGGCATCGATCGAGATCGTTACAAGCGGAGCGAGTGTCGGTGACGGGCTTTGTGAGAAGAGCATCACGAAGCTCCATCGCCAATTGAAAAAGCGGCAAATCCGTGTTCTTTCTCAGACGCGAGTTGTCGACGTGACGACGGATTCCGTTGTGAGCGAAGCCGGCGATAGCATCCCAAGCGATTTGGTGGTCCTTGCGACCGCAGCAACGGGCCCACGCGTGCTATCGGTGCTGGGTTTGCCGATGGATCATCGCGGCTTTCTCGCTACCGATCGAACACTGAAAACCACGGCGGATTTCCCTGTCTTTGCCGTGGGCGATTCAGGCACGGTGATCGAATCCCCCTCGCCAAAAGCGGGGGTTTATGCGGTTCGCCAAGCACCGGTGCTGTGGGAGAACCTGAACCGTTTGCTTCGGAACGAACCTCTCGAAAACTACCATGCACAAGCCGATTTCTTGAAGATTTTGAATACCGGCGATGGGAAGGCACTGCTACAGTACAAAGGCTGGGTCATTCATTCCCGTTGGTGTTGGTGGCTAAAAACATGGATCGACAAGGGGTTCATCAAGAAGTTCCAGGAGAAGTGGATTGAGTAAGAAGAGATCGGCCGCCGGCGGTGGTCATGCGAAACCGAGCGGCAGTCCGGATGCATTTGCCGAAGCTGCGGAATGTTTGAAAACGATCGCTCATCCGGTACGTTTGCGGATGATCCAATTGTTGTTGCAAGGACGCTACACGGTCGGCGAGTTGGCCGAAGATTGCGAGGTTCCCGATAACGTGGCGTCGGAACACTTGCGATTGATGCAACGCTGCGGCTTCTTCACCAGTGAGCGAGAGGGACGACGTGTTTATTACCAAGTTGCCGAGCCACACTTGCAACAATTGATGCAGTGCATCGAAGGCCGCTTTCTGAATTAGCGATCTTCCCCATGCTGTTTCCACCATGCGACTGCCTCTTCGACACCCCACGGGTATTCGCTACGAAGCAGGTCGATCGCTTTGCCGAGCTCCTTCACCGTGCTGTAGCGATCGTCGGCGTTTTTTGACATGCAGGCGTAAACCAGCCCGCGAATCGATTCGGGGACTTCTTCGCCACGATGAATGCCAATGCCAATCGGCTGTTCGCTGATGATCAATGCAAACAGAGACTCGGGATCGCATTCGGCAAACGGAGGTCGACCGGCGAGCAAGTAGTAGGCGACGCAGCCGATCGAATAGATGTCCGAACGGGGGTCCATGACGGTGGGTGACCGAAATCGTTCGGGAGCCATGTACATCGGTGTTCCCGCCCAAACCACCTCGCTGGTTTGATACGTGCTGTTGTCGGGGCTCAGCGGCTTGGCCAAGCCATAGTCAAACACCACTGCCCAGTCGCCCACCGAGGCATCGAGCGACAACATGATGTTCTGAGGTTTGATATCACGATGAACCAAGTCCATGCCGTGGGCTTCAATCAACGCTTCGCAAACTTGCCGTAGCACGTAAAGCACTCGACCGATTGGTTGAGAGCCACTTCTCGCAACAACCTCTTGCAGCGTAAGACCGTGCAGGTACTCCATCACACAGTAAGCTTCCCCTTCTTCGGATCGTCCATAATCGTAGATCATCACGCTATGCGGGCTGCTCAGTGAAGCGGCAAGCTTGGCTTCGCGATCGAAACGCAAGCGATCTTCTTTGTTGTGACGATCCCCACGAAGCAATTTAAGTGCCGTATCACGGCCAAGTTGACGATGCTTGGCTTTGTAAACCACCCCCATCCCTCCGCTCCCCAACTCCGAAACAATTTCGTAGCGGCTAAGCGGATGAACGGCCGCATGATCTAATAGCGATCGCCGCGCCAATCGGCTTGCCGCAACGAAAGCCGTCACGGTCAACAGGCTGCCAAGCAACAGAAAGCTCGACCAAACGATACGAGCTGGGGCAAAGGCTTCTCTCACGCCCTTTTCGACAATGACCGCAAAATGCCATTTCGAGCTCCATCGCCATCCGCCGACGACCGATTCGCCAGCGTAGTTGTTGTAGGGCTTCAAACGCACGTCGGATTCGCCTTGCGTTGCCGACGCGACCGATTCGGTTAGCGGCAAGGCCCTGCGTTGGATCTTGCTGGCGGTGTCCGCGGAAAGCCGAACGCCGGGATCCGTCACTCGTAGACCATCGGCGATTTTGTCGGGAGCCATTTCGAGATTCCCCCGGTGATATAGCGTTGCGGCATGTCCGCTTTCGCTGATCATCATTCCTTCAGGGTTGACGGCATAGGCATCCAGTCCATTCCCCAAAGCGGCATCACGAAGCTTTTCGTTGAATTGTTCGTACAGCTGGATGCCCGAAACCAACATGGCTGCAATCACTTCGTCGTTGTCATCTCGGATGGGGACGATACAGGCCATGGCGGGGCGACCGGTCTTGGGAACGTAGCCCTCGATCGAGTCGTCGATTCGTTCGGGGCCGAAGAACATCGTTTCGCCTCGCAGAGCACGGGCGACATCACCGGCACCGGTCGGAGCAACCGGCTGGCCAATGTCCTCACGGCTTTCGAGCCAGCTTGCAATCGTCGTGAAGGAGTGATTCCAAACGATAAAGCTGACCGATTCGACTCCGGATAGGATTTGCAGTTCATCATGAATGCGGTCCGACTGCGGCGCCGCCTTGAGCGTTTCGATCGGTGGCCGGGTTTCCGCGAGGTCCACCAGTTCAACGACGCAGTCGCGAATGCGAGTTTGCCGCGCCCACGATTCGACAAGCTGCGATTTGTTGTCCATGAATTGATCGGCCACCAAATTCACACTATCCGCCACTCCCGTCAACTCATTGCGCAGCGCCATTCGAACGCTGTCTTCCACGCTTCGGTAAGTCCACCATCCGACCAATGCGGTCGGCAAGACGGCGGCGACCCATAGCCAACCCGAATTGATCCGCCGGGTACGACGCGATTTCTTGGCGAACAGCAATTGGCTTGGCGAACTGTGGTCGTGTGACCGGCGGGTGTCGTAATCCCGCGGCGAGGCATGCGTTCGCTCGGCACCACGTTGTGTGATCTCCGAGGCGGAAGCTTTCTTTTTTTGTTTTGGCGGGGCGGGGTTTTTCCCCTCGGCGTGGACCGGCGACGTCGTCTCTCCACCTCGCTCGGTTTCCCCCGGTTGGGAGACCGCGGAGGGCATCGCAGGGGGCAAACCGAGGGAGGCTTGCAGCGGAATGGCGTTTTCCCCTTCGGCTTTCGCCGATTCCGCGTCATGTTCCCCCAACAACGACATGACTTCGGCCACCAGTTCTTGGTCGCCCGCGGCCTGTCTCACCACAAAAGCTCGTTGATCCGCCCCAGAGAGTTCCTCGGCAGCGAGAAACAAATCGCGGACGAGCGTGTACCGCTTTGCGTCCATCAATCCGACTCAGTAGGCATGTTTCCCCGCTGCGTGTCGTCCGACTCATCGATCATCGACTCATCTTGCCGGAGTTCGCGACGCATCCAGGCGCGAGCCATCGCCCAGTCCTTTTCTACCGTTCGCAGGCCCAAGTTCATCTCTGCGGAAATCTCACGCATCGTCATGCCACCAAAAAAACGAAGCTCAACGATCCGAGCTTGGCGAGAATCCAGATTCGCGAGGGTGTTGAGCAAGTCATCCAACGCGACGACGTCTTCATCGGAGCTCAGTTGGAAGGTGACATCATCGGTCAACATTCGGCGGTCCCAACCACCGCCCCGTTTTTGGGAACGCACCTTGCGAGCGTGATCCACCAAGATACGCCGCATCACGGTTGCACCAATGGCGAAGAAATGCGTCTTCCCCTGCCAATTGATCCGAGATTGGTCAATCATCCGCATGTAAGCTTGATGGACCAACGAAGAGGAACTGAGCCGCTCGCGCATCGGTTCGTGCTGCAAGAATCGACCAGCCAATCGACGCAAGTCATCATACATCAACGTGAACAATCGGTCGGTATCGGCCGGTTGCCCCTTGACGCTCTGTTCCACTAAATCGTTGACACTGCTCATTTTTCGCCGCTTCCAGGGTATCGGCAATTCAGTATAGCTCGACAGTAAATATAGGTTGGCTAATAAATCGCAATCCGGGCCCCGTTTTCCATCTTTCCATGCGTTCTTCGTCGAAAGAGAATAACGCGCTGGCCGTTGGGTGCGATCGGAAATTGTCGCCGTCATCGAAAGTTATCATGGTTTTCTGCCGACAAGGACTTCTCGTTTTCCTCCCACGGGTCCGGGGGCCTTCTGAACATCGAAACCAACCTCGCTGAGTCGGTCACGAATCTCACGTTTGACGCAATAGGTAACAAGTGTTCCTCCCGGTCGAACCATTGAATGCATTTTTTTCAGCATGGGACCACTCCACAAACCGGGGTTGTCCTGGGGAGCAAACGGATCGAAATAGATGGCATCAAACGGCTCCGAATCGCTGTTCCAATCCGACGCGTCGGCAAGGTGTATCTGAATCCGTTGCTGTGCACCGGCATCCCAGCCGTAAATCGCCGGGCCGAATGGCAGTTCGCGGCCATGCTTCACTTCCAATCGCTCCCGCCAACTCATGTATCGATGCACCAGATCAGGGTCGCTCACCCAAGAATCGCATTGAAGTTGGTTCATGATCTGCGCAGGCAGCCACGCCTGTTCGATCGCGACGTAACGCAGGGGGGTCCCGTTGGCGATCGCCGCGTCCACCGTCATCAGCATGGCCATCGACGTGCCCAAGCCGATCTCTAACACGGATGTGTCCAGGCGTGCACTTATTCTTTCTTCCACGCCACTGTTGTGGAAATAAACATGCCGCGTCTCCGTCAGAGCGCCAGAACAGCTGTGGAACGTGTAACCTCCCTCGTTTGTTCGAAGCGTGCGGCTACCATCGTCGGTGATTTGGATCGTCAACTTTGGGTCCACGGTCGTCAAGGTTTCTCGTTCGTGGCGATCTGGCATGATACTCGACTTCTCGATGGCCATTGACAGAGGATGTGGTAAAATGTCGCAGCCTAATCGTGGTAACCGCCCCTTTATTTGACGGACTTCTCCCGCGCATGATGAACCAAGACACGGACTTTGACATTATCCCGACGCGTGAAGCGATCGCAACGGTGGAGCGTGACATCCAATTTTTCCCTGCGAAAAACGGTGCCCCCGCTTCGCTGAGGCAGGACCAAATCACCGAATGGAATGAAACGGGGTATTTGTGCCCATTAGATGTTTATGATTCGGGTGAGATTCGCGACATCCGACAATACTTTGACGAGTTGCTCGCGAGCGAGATTGCAGCGGGTGGCAACAGCTATTCCATCAGCAGCGCCCATCTGAAACATGCCCGGGTATGGGACATGTTGACGAACCCACGGATTGTTGGCTACGTGGCGGATTTGCTTGGCGAGGATGTCGTGGGTTGGGGATCCCATTTCTTTTGCAAAATGCCACACGATGGCAAGCGAGTCGATTGGCATCAAGATTGTAGTTTTTGGCCCCTCACGCCTACCAAAGCGGTGACCGTTTGGTTGGCGATCGACGACGCCGATGCAGAAAACGGTTGTATGGAAGTCTATACGGGATCACACACGCAGGGGCTTCTCGATTTTGAGAGCAGCGACGCGGAATCGAACAATGTGCTGGACCAGGTGGTCAAGAATCCTGAGCAGTACGGAAAATGGACCCGGACGCCGCTGCGAGGCGGACAGATCTCAATCCATAGCGATTTGCTTGTTCACGGCTCGATGCCCAACCATAGTGACCGCCGGCGCTGCGGTTTGACGCTGCGATATTGTCCTGCCGACGTGCACGCTTACTTGGGCTGGAACCGGAAAGGCGTGGTCGTTCATGGCATGGCGGATCGTCAAGCTTGGCCCGGCGTTTCCCGTCCAAATGCCTAGAACGACTGGACTTTGATTGACTTTCATCGACAATGGTTACATCATTCATCGACTCGAACATCTCCACCCGACGCCATTCATGACTTTAGCCTCACACTACTCCTCCTCGCGCTGTGCGATCTCGTTTGAGTTGTTCCCTCCCAAGACGCCCGCCGGAATGCAGGCCTTGGTGAAGAATGTGAAGCGGTTGACCGAGTTCGGACCGAGCTATTTTACTTGCACCTACGGCGCCGGTGGCTCGACTCGGGGGACCACCCTGGATGTGGTCGAGCAGGTCAAACGGGTCACGGGGTTGCCGGTCGCATCGCATTTGACCTGTGTTGGATCGACCGTCGATCAGCTTGCGGATTATTTGGTGGAAGCATCGCAACGCGGCGCCGAATACATCGTTGCGTTGCGTGGTGACCCGCCCAAGGGGAGTGACCGTTTTGAGGCGGTTGAGGGAGGCCTTCGGTATGCGAACGAGTTGGTCGAACTGATTCGTCAACGCTTTGCGGGTCTGGGAATCGCGGTTGCGGGGTACCCCGAAGTCCACCAGGAAGCACCCGATGCGAAGACGGATCTGGACAACTTGAAGCGAAAGGTCGACGCAGGAGCGGACATCGTGGTGAGTCAGTTGTTTTACAACAACGACGATTTTTATCGTTTCCGCGATGCATGTGTTGCGGCGGGAATCTCCATTCCGATCGTACCGGGGATCTTACCGGTGACCAATTATAAGCAAGCTGAGCGGATCGCCGCGATGTGCAAGGCTGCGATTCCTGCTTCGCTCGCCAACGCCATGAGTGAGAACGATGACGAGGATTATCAATTCAACGTGGGTGTCGAGCACGCTCGGGCGCAAACGGTTGACTTGATTGAAAACAACGCGGCCGGCATTCACTACTATGTGTTAAACAAAAGCGAAGCCGCCGCAAAAATGCTCGACGGGCTGGAATTGGCTACCGGCTGAACTCTAGCTATTGCGCCCGGAGGTTGAACGCACCAAAGTGGATTCCAGTCGGTTCGTTGTAACCGAAGACGCCGCCAGGAGCAAAGTACTTTTCAAACGCTTCGTATTCAGGCAGTTCGTTGCGCTCGAGCAGTTCCGAAAAATTGCGAGCGACAACGTTCTTCTCACCCGCTTTTCGCAAAAAGCCACGGGAATCCTCCGACTTGGCCAATTCGTACAACAGCCGCAGGTAGTCGGCTCCCCGGACAAACGAGACCATAAACGGTTTTTCGCCGTCCAGTTTTCCACCCAATTCGCTGACGATCAAATCAAAGTCTGAGTCTTCGACCAAGCGGGGGATCCCGCCTTGTTTGGCTCGAATGATTCGTTCGCGAAAGGTATCGCTGTCGCCCAAAACGATCCAGTTGCCAACAATGGTCATGCCGGGTTCGGGTTGGCGAAAGCTCTGGGGGAGATTCCGTCTTGGTTGCGGCGGCGAATAGACGATGCTTCCAGCGACCGTCTCGACCTTGACCGCATTGGGTTTGAATTCTCGAAAACGGGCAATCGCACTTTTCGCCTTCTCTGGATCCTTTAACTCAAAGGCGTAGGCCACCACTTGGCTGTTCAGTTTGACCGGCGGCTGCAACCAGGTCGCGCTCGCATAGCGGCCGGTCAAATTGTCAATAATGTCTTCTTGGAAATTCATCCGGGTTGCTTTTTCAAACGGCTCCTCAACGAGTCGTTTGAGCGGATCTTCTCCTTGGAACAATGCAAGAATCTGATCAAGGTTCTCATAGGCTTTGGCAAAATTCCAATGGACGGTCGAATAGGCGGTGACATCCGAGGGAACCCAATCCGGAGCCGTGATGTCGCCGGTTTCTGGGCGAAGCACACCGAAGATTCCGTCTCGTGGGGTGTCAATCAAGACATGCAGGTGATTGATGTCCTCGAACGTTTCGCCTCCACGAAAGGAGCTGCCGCCAATACCACGAATCTTCTTCAGCCCCAGATCCTCCAAGATTGGCCATACCAGGGCGGCCGCACCACCCCGCTTGACCAATCGTTCGACCAACCGATACGGATCGGCATAAAACGTCACCTGAGGCCGCGTCGCCTCGGCGCCAATGCAGCGTGAC contains:
- a CDS encoding phytanoyl-CoA dioxygenase family protein, producing MNQDTDFDIIPTREAIATVERDIQFFPAKNGAPASLRQDQITEWNETGYLCPLDVYDSGEIRDIRQYFDELLASEIAAGGNSYSISSAHLKHARVWDMLTNPRIVGYVADLLGEDVVGWGSHFFCKMPHDGKRVDWHQDCSFWPLTPTKAVTVWLAIDDADAENGCMEVYTGSHTQGLLDFESSDAESNNVLDQVVKNPEQYGKWTRTPLRGGQISIHSDLLVHGSMPNHSDRRRCGLTLRYCPADVHAYLGWNRKGVVVHGMADRQAWPGVSRPNA
- a CDS encoding sigma-70 family RNA polymerase sigma factor, with amino-acid sequence MSSVNDLVEQSVKGQPADTDRLFTLMYDDLRRLAGRFLQHEPMRERLSSSSLVHQAYMRMIDQSRINWQGKTHFFAIGATVMRRILVDHARKVRSQKRGGGWDRRMLTDDVTFQLSSDEDVVALDDLLNTLANLDSRQARIVELRFFGGMTMREISAEMNLGLRTVEKDWAMARAWMRRELRQDESMIDESDDTQRGNMPTESD
- a CDS encoding MBOAT family O-acyltransferase, with product MLFTQLEFIAFLVAIVVAVWLARNRSLRNAILLAASYYFYAYWDWRFCGLLLLSTLVDFLAAQGIAASQDKRVRRRWLGLSLSVNLGVLGFFKYFNFFIDSASPLLDSIGLGTQTLPIVLPVGISFYTFQTLSYTIDVYRGVLRPSHRLSDFALYVAFFPQLVAGPIVRARELLPQFATAPTWSTSRFYGGIQQLLRGAVKKVLLADRLAEMVDVVFAGPDLYSTATVWIAVIAYGGQIYYDFSGYTDMAIGAAKMLGYRFPKNFRHPYLATSIADFWHRWHMTLSRWLRDYLYIPLGGNRGRELATYRNLLITMILGGLWHGAAWTFVLWGLLHGSALCLERCVSRFSTHRIYPVVGWATTMIVVFLGWVLFRSPDLATAKAFSAKLFFPSSGIHWYPPLVLAVIVIMMIEHIAWQTRARLAMRLPAATWYAPIATVIMLWCLLLYAPVDFQPFVYFQF
- a CDS encoding FAD-dependent oxidoreductase; amino-acid sequence: MNDRMRTLVLLGVGHTHADVVRHWIKSPIPNCRLVCISRFAYSTYSGMLPGTLAGQFERAEMQIDLEPLVRAAGAELRMDEVVGMDPQSGLLFFAEGASLRFDVLSVGVGSMPWGVDQFRTESVVPIKPMQTFLDRLDARIESVVPHRPLRVAIVGGGVAGVEIALCLRTRLESRFAGREASIEIVTSGASVGDGLCEKSITKLHRQLKKRQIRVLSQTRVVDVTTDSVVSEAGDSIPSDLVVLATAATGPRVLSVLGLPMDHRGFLATDRTLKTTADFPVFAVGDSGTVIESPSPKAGVYAVRQAPVLWENLNRLLRNEPLENYHAQADFLKILNTGDGKALLQYKGWVIHSRWCWWLKTWIDKGFIKKFQEKWIE
- a CDS encoding serine/threonine protein kinase, translating into MDAKRYTLVRDLFLAAEELSGADQRAFVVRQAAGDQELVAEVMSLLGEHDAESAKAEGENAIPLQASLGLPPAMPSAVSQPGETERGGETTSPVHAEGKNPAPPKQKKKASASEITQRGAERTHASPRDYDTRRSHDHSSPSQLLFAKKSRRTRRINSGWLWVAAVLPTALVGWWTYRSVEDSVRMALRNELTGVADSVNLVADQFMDNKSQLVESWARQTRIRDCVVELVDLAETRPPIETLKAAPQSDRIHDELQILSGVESVSFIVWNHSFTTIASWLESREDIGQPVAPTGAGDVARALRGETMFFGPERIDDSIEGYVPKTGRPAMACIVPIRDDNDEVIAAMLVSGIQLYEQFNEKLRDAALGNGLDAYAVNPEGMMISESGHAATLYHRGNLEMAPDKIADGLRVTDPGVRLSADTASKIQRRALPLTESVASATQGESDVRLKPYNNYAGESVVGGWRWSSKWHFAVIVEKGVREAFAPARIVWSSFLLLGSLLTVTAFVAASRLARRSLLDHAAVHPLSRYEIVSELGSGGMGVVYKAKHRQLGRDTALKLLRGDRHNKEDRLRFDREAKLAASLSSPHSVMIYDYGRSEEGEAYCVMEYLHGLTLQEVVARSGSQPIGRVLYVLRQVCEALIEAHGMDLVHRDIKPQNIMLSLDASVGDWAVVFDYGLAKPLSPDNSTYQTSEVVWAGTPMYMAPERFRSPTVMDPRSDIYSIGCVAYYLLAGRPPFAECDPESLFALIISEQPIGIGIHRGEEVPESIRGLVYACMSKNADDRYSTVKELGKAIDLLRSEYPWGVEEAVAWWKQHGEDR
- the metF gene encoding methylenetetrahydrofolate reductase [NAD(P)H], which gives rise to MTLASHYSSSRCAISFELFPPKTPAGMQALVKNVKRLTEFGPSYFTCTYGAGGSTRGTTLDVVEQVKRVTGLPVASHLTCVGSTVDQLADYLVEASQRGAEYIVALRGDPPKGSDRFEAVEGGLRYANELVELIRQRFAGLGIAVAGYPEVHQEAPDAKTDLDNLKRKVDAGADIVVSQLFYNNDDFYRFRDACVAAGISIPIVPGILPVTNYKQAERIAAMCKAAIPASLANAMSENDDEDYQFNVGVEHARAQTVDLIENNAAGIHYYVLNKSEAAAKMLDGLELATG
- a CDS encoding ArsR/SmtB family transcription factor; amino-acid sequence: MSKKRSAAGGGHAKPSGSPDAFAEAAECLKTIAHPVRLRMIQLLLQGRYTVGELAEDCEVPDNVASEHLRLMQRCGFFTSEREGRRVYYQVAEPHLQQLMQCIEGRFLN
- the mnmD gene encoding tRNA (5-methylaminomethyl-2-thiouridine)(34)-methyltransferase MnmD, which translates into the protein MPDRHERETLTTVDPKLTIQITDDGSRTLRTNEGGYTFHSCSGALTETRHVYFHNSGVEERISARLDTSVLEIGLGTSMAMLMTVDAAIANGTPLRYVAIEQAWLPAQIMNQLQCDSWVSDPDLVHRYMSWRERLEVKHGRELPFGPAIYGWDAGAQQRIQIHLADASDWNSDSEPFDAIYFDPFAPQDNPGLWSGPMLKKMHSMVRPGGTLVTYCVKREIRDRLSEVGFDVQKAPGPVGGKREVLVGRKP
- a CDS encoding DUF3352 domain-containing protein, coding for MLRFLAPLIAISVSVLTLAFPSDATAADEVVIPGSPHLLPEDTLLYLRIDNADESRVAMRESSVGRMLNDPKLRPFAGDIYTTAAELFTQISDEVGVTLDELLAIPRGQVAAAMMPGNPPDSDTDAAQSQEDEADESDAAIRRRIARKRREQYGLAGLFMVDAKENVGDLMAIIDRLEARMTGGGYVRRTSTIDKVELVRLLPPRPGRPEVEYFKKDGTVVFGIGHDTAAKALDHWLDRSEEASLSDNSNFGNVMSRCIGAEATRPQVTFYADPYRLVERLVKRGGAAALVWPILEDLGLKKIRGIGGSSFRGGETFEDINHLHVLIDTPRDGIFGVLRPETGDITAPDWVPSDVTAYSTVHWNFAKAYENLDQILALFQGEDPLKRLVEEPFEKATRMNFQEDIIDNLTGRYASATWLQPPVKLNSQVVAYAFELKDPEKAKSAIARFREFKPNAVKVETVAGSIVYSPPQPRRNLPQSFRQPEPGMTIVGNWIVLGDSDTFRERIIRAKQGGIPRLVEDSDFDLIVSELGGKLDGEKPFMVSFVRGADYLRLLYELAKSEDSRGFLRKAGEKNVVARNFSELLERNELPEYEAFEKYFAPGGVFGYNEPTGIHFGAFNLRAQ